In Desulfuribacillus stibiiarsenatis, one genomic interval encodes:
- a CDS encoding FMN-binding glutamate synthase family protein, with amino-acid sequence MTFSKPNFSTATLTKLRTPNAYVPSSGLCSTCLDGCPGFCEVGTSAVRGKEVLYPQPFGTTTSASEKDYPIDYSHFNIMGTTVGAHGIEADSDKAIFPNVNIETAIGADGGLKLQTPVIVAGMGSTFVAKDNWAGLACGTAIAGAAIVIGENICGMDPELEVKNGRVVHSPAMVKRVTSFTDWYNGYGTIAVQANVEDTRLGVQEYTLEKLGVDTVELKWGQGAKDIGGEVKIKSLDFALELKKRGYIVLPDPENETVQEAYRKGAFKEFERHSRVGMVDEEGFMKRVEELRQAGAKRIFLKTGAYRPADLALALKFASKAKLDLLTVDGAGGGTGMSPWRMMNEWGVPTAYIQSMLTEYCDRLAAAGEYVPPISMAGGFSLEDHMFKTIAMSAPYVKVVGMARAPLTAAMVGKNVEQAIKNGKVFNEQKKYGENMDQIFILAEQLRKDLGKDAFDRLPEGALGVYTYYNRLQQGLKQFMCGARKFTLAHIDRNDLVALTEEAAKISGIKYIMDADREEVKNILGC; translated from the coding sequence ATGACGTTTAGTAAACCGAATTTTAGTACTGCAACATTAACAAAGTTACGCACTCCAAATGCGTATGTACCTAGTAGTGGACTATGTTCTACATGTCTTGATGGATGTCCAGGTTTTTGCGAAGTAGGAACTTCTGCAGTTCGTGGTAAAGAAGTATTGTATCCACAACCTTTTGGAACTACAACATCAGCTTCTGAGAAAGACTATCCAATTGATTATTCACATTTCAATATAATGGGTACAACTGTTGGCGCTCATGGAATCGAAGCAGATAGTGATAAAGCGATTTTCCCAAATGTAAATATAGAGACTGCAATCGGTGCTGATGGCGGATTGAAGCTACAGACTCCTGTAATTGTAGCAGGAATGGGTTCTACTTTTGTTGCTAAAGACAACTGGGCTGGACTAGCTTGTGGTACTGCAATTGCTGGTGCTGCAATTGTAATTGGTGAGAACATTTGTGGTATGGACCCTGAGTTAGAAGTGAAGAATGGAAGAGTTGTTCATTCACCTGCTATGGTGAAGCGTGTAACTTCATTTACTGACTGGTATAATGGTTATGGTACAATTGCTGTTCAAGCAAACGTAGAAGATACGCGTTTAGGCGTGCAAGAATATACATTAGAGAAGTTAGGTGTAGACACAGTTGAATTAAAGTGGGGACAAGGTGCTAAAGATATTGGCGGCGAGGTTAAAATCAAGTCTTTAGATTTTGCTCTAGAACTGAAAAAGCGTGGATATATCGTATTACCTGATCCTGAGAACGAAACCGTACAGGAAGCATATAGAAAAGGCGCTTTCAAGGAATTCGAGCGTCATTCAAGAGTTGGTATGGTAGATGAAGAAGGTTTCATGAAGCGCGTAGAGGAGTTACGCCAAGCGGGTGCAAAGAGAATTTTCTTAAAAACTGGCGCATATCGTCCAGCTGATCTTGCCCTAGCATTGAAATTCGCTTCAAAAGCGAAATTAGATCTATTAACTGTAGATGGTGCAGGCGGCGGAACGGGAATGAGCCCTTGGAGAATGATGAATGAGTGGGGTGTTCCAACTGCGTATATCCAATCTATGCTAACGGAATACTGTGACCGCCTAGCTGCTGCTGGTGAATATGTTCCTCCAATCTCAATGGCAGGTGGATTCTCTTTAGAAGATCATATGTTCAAGACAATTGCTATGAGTGCACCATATGTAAAAGTTGTAGGAATGGCTCGTGCTCCACTAACGGCTGCAATGGTTGGTAAAAATGTAGAGCAAGCAATCAAGAATGGTAAAGTGTTTAATGAGCAGAAAAAATATGGCGAGAACATGGACCAAATCTTTATCTTAGCAGAGCAATTGAGAAAAGATTTAGGTAAGGACGCGTTTGATCGTTTGCCAGAAGGCGCTCTAGGTGTATACACATATTACAACCGATTACAACAAGGATTAAAGCAATTCATGTGTGGAGCTCGTAAGT